One Ferrimicrobium sp. DNA window includes the following coding sequences:
- the recR gene encoding recombination mediator RecR has product MYPASLAKLMDELSRLPGIGPKSAQRIALFMVKRGPQDAQRLADALTDAVMNTKRCRECFALSEDELCGVCANPGRDRTVICVVEEPRDVLAFERGLSFRGLYHVLGGVISPMDGVGPEQLHLSELLNRLRDTSVKEVILATSSTIEGEATATYIAKLISPAGVGVSRLATGVPVGGDLDYVDEVTLSRALDGRYRL; this is encoded by the coding sequence ATGTATCCTGCCTCCTTGGCCAAGCTCATGGATGAGCTCTCCCGGTTGCCCGGCATCGGCCCCAAGTCGGCGCAGCGAATCGCGCTCTTCATGGTGAAGCGAGGACCACAAGATGCGCAGCGTCTTGCGGATGCACTGACGGACGCAGTGATGAATACCAAGCGCTGTCGAGAGTGCTTCGCACTCAGTGAAGATGAGCTCTGTGGTGTCTGTGCGAATCCGGGGCGTGATCGGACGGTGATCTGTGTGGTAGAGGAACCCAGAGATGTGCTCGCTTTCGAGCGTGGCCTGTCCTTTCGCGGGTTGTATCATGTGCTTGGCGGCGTGATCAGTCCGATGGATGGCGTGGGACCTGAACAGTTACACCTCAGTGAGCTGCTCAACCGCTTGCGTGATACCTCCGTCAAGGAGGTCATTTTGGCCACCTCCTCGACGATCGAAGGAGAGGCGACGGCAACTTATATTGCCAAGCTTATCAGCCCGGCCGGGGTTGGCGTTTCCAGGCTGGCGACAGGGGTGCCGGTTGGAGGCGATCTCGACTACGTCGATGAGGTGACCCTGTCACGAGCGCTCGATGGACGTTATCGCCTGTAG
- a CDS encoding helix-turn-helix domain-containing protein, with protein sequence MAEALAALFVRIPVTQARQLDARAHALGRTKQDLVSGLLAESLEGEPLGQGYVERSLEIPIEEVLTLDELAHFLKLDPEAIMARVNAGELPGRCFGDKWRFSQHAVLSWLGGSDSHQGLSAGFRPSAQRHSKDDRPSQ encoded by the coding sequence ATGGCCGAAGCACTCGCCGCATTGTTTGTTCGTATTCCTGTCACCCAGGCGCGCCAACTCGACGCGAGAGCGCATGCCCTTGGACGTACAAAACAGGATCTTGTCTCTGGTCTGCTGGCTGAATCTCTAGAGGGCGAGCCACTAGGCCAAGGATATGTCGAGCGCTCTTTGGAGATCCCCATTGAGGAGGTTTTAACGCTTGATGAGTTGGCCCACTTCTTAAAACTCGACCCAGAGGCTATTATGGCACGGGTCAACGCCGGGGAACTGCCCGGTCGGTGCTTTGGCGACAAGTGGCGCTTCTCCCAACACGCTGTGCTCTCCTGGCTTGGCGGTTCCGATAGTCATCAAGGTTTGTCTGCGGGCTTTCGACCATCCGCCCAACGCCACTCCAAGGACGATCGCCCCTCGCAATAG
- a CDS encoding acetyl-CoA C-acetyltransferase, whose product MANSVIVSGARTPIGKLSGALGSLTAMQLGSIAIKGALTRAGLAPEMVEYVFMGHVLQAGQGQITARQAAVGAGIPMTVPATTVNKVCLSGLNSLHLADLMIRAGEADIVVAGGMESMTQSPYFLPGARGGFRMGDVQLIDSMLYDGLFCAFDKMAMGLATEHYLQVTPIPRERQDRFSMLSHERAAKAIKDGRMAKEIVPVAVPQRKGDDLIVETDEGVRPETTMESLGKLRPAFSKDGAITAGNASQISDGAAALIVMSPAKAKELGLTPLAEIVGYGQVAGPDTSLLHQPSNAINDALRRARMSVGDIDLFEINEAFAAVAVASMDHLGISEDVVNVNGGAIAMGHPIGASGARLALTLITELAERGGGVGAAALCGGGGQGDALLVRTVLSS is encoded by the coding sequence ATGGCAAATTCTGTAATCGTCTCAGGAGCACGAACCCCTATCGGGAAGCTCTCAGGCGCACTTGGATCGTTGACAGCAATGCAGCTCGGATCGATCGCGATCAAGGGTGCACTCACTCGAGCTGGCCTGGCACCGGAGATGGTTGAGTATGTCTTTATGGGGCATGTGCTCCAGGCTGGGCAGGGTCAAATCACTGCACGACAGGCTGCGGTTGGTGCTGGTATACCGATGACGGTGCCCGCTACGACCGTGAACAAAGTGTGTCTCTCTGGTCTCAATAGCCTACACCTAGCGGATCTCATGATTAGGGCTGGGGAGGCTGACATTGTGGTGGCCGGTGGCATGGAGTCCATGACCCAGTCCCCCTACTTCCTCCCCGGGGCGCGGGGCGGTTTTCGCATGGGTGATGTTCAGCTCATCGACTCGATGCTCTACGACGGGCTCTTTTGTGCGTTCGACAAGATGGCCATGGGCCTCGCAACCGAGCATTATCTGCAGGTCACCCCGATTCCTCGAGAGCGACAGGATCGCTTCTCGATGCTGTCCCATGAACGCGCGGCCAAGGCGATCAAGGACGGAAGAATGGCCAAGGAGATCGTTCCTGTGGCAGTTCCCCAACGCAAGGGTGATGATCTGATCGTTGAGACCGATGAGGGCGTCCGCCCAGAGACGACGATGGAGTCACTTGGCAAACTGCGGCCTGCCTTTAGCAAAGACGGAGCCATCACAGCGGGCAATGCCTCTCAGATCAGCGACGGTGCCGCAGCGCTGATCGTGATGTCACCGGCGAAGGCGAAGGAGTTGGGTTTGACGCCACTCGCTGAAATCGTTGGTTATGGTCAGGTCGCTGGTCCCGATACGTCGCTGTTGCACCAGCCATCTAATGCGATTAACGATGCGCTGCGACGTGCCAGGATGAGTGTCGGAGATATCGATCTTTTTGAGATCAACGAAGCTTTTGCTGCGGTAGCGGTCGCCTCCATGGATCATCTGGGGATTAGTGAAGATGTCGTCAACGTCAACGGAGGCGCGATTGCAATGGGACATCCGATCGGGGCATCTGGCGCCCGTCTTGCCCTGACGCTGATCACAGAGCTCGCCGAACGGGGTGGAGGCGTCGGGGCTGCTGCTCTCTGTGGGGGCGGAGGGCAAGGGGATGCACTGCTGGTTAGGACAGTACTGTCAAGTTAG
- the ccrA gene encoding crotonyl-CoA carboxylase/reductase, with the protein MTTELIDAILADASGEELAQLSLPDHYRAAFLRKDEISMFEGVASADKDPSRSLHVDEVPMPELAPDEAVIAVMASSINYNTVWSSLFEPVPTFDFLKRMGRSHNLWNRRHDLDYHVIGSDASGIIVRVGSAVRNWNIGDRVTIHCNYVDDQDPSSHDDSMMAAEQRIWGFETNFGGLADFAIVKANQLMPKPAHLSWEEAAVNPLCNSTSYRMIVSKNGAHMTQGQVVLIWGATGGIGSYAVQYVLNGGGIPVGVVSSPGKAALLREMGCEYIIDRSANGYRFWKDENTQDESEWRRFGGDIRALVGEDPDIVFEHPGRETMGASVYVAKRGGLIMTCAATTGYRIEYDNRHLWMKLKSIKASHFANYREAYEANKLIAKGRVQPVLSATFDLDHVGEAVNVVRANLHEGKVGIRCLSPADGLGVTDQALRGRVGEDKITLFQRFARAKTVENT; encoded by the coding sequence ATGACAACGGAACTCATCGATGCCATCCTCGCCGACGCGAGTGGAGAGGAGCTGGCTCAGCTGTCCCTCCCTGACCACTATCGAGCCGCCTTTCTCCGCAAGGATGAGATCTCGATGTTTGAAGGGGTTGCTTCGGCAGACAAAGATCCCTCACGCTCCTTGCACGTCGACGAGGTCCCGATGCCTGAACTCGCGCCCGATGAGGCGGTAATCGCCGTGATGGCCTCATCAATCAACTACAACACCGTCTGGTCCTCACTCTTTGAACCGGTGCCAACCTTTGACTTCCTGAAACGAATGGGGCGTTCGCACAACCTCTGGAACCGTCGCCATGACCTTGACTATCACGTGATTGGCTCCGACGCCTCAGGCATCATCGTTCGAGTCGGCTCCGCAGTGCGCAATTGGAACATAGGCGATCGAGTGACGATCCACTGCAACTACGTCGATGACCAAGATCCATCGTCTCACGATGACTCGATGATGGCTGCAGAGCAGCGCATCTGGGGCTTTGAGACGAACTTTGGTGGACTTGCCGATTTTGCCATCGTCAAAGCCAATCAGCTCATGCCAAAACCTGCCCATTTGAGCTGGGAGGAGGCGGCGGTTAACCCGTTGTGTAACTCCACTTCCTATCGTATGATCGTCTCCAAAAATGGAGCACACATGACCCAGGGTCAAGTGGTGCTCATCTGGGGTGCCACCGGTGGAATCGGGAGTTATGCCGTACAGTACGTGCTCAACGGTGGCGGCATCCCCGTGGGAGTCGTCTCATCCCCCGGAAAGGCAGCCCTACTGCGTGAGATGGGCTGTGAATACATTATCGATCGCTCAGCCAACGGGTATCGCTTCTGGAAGGATGAGAACACCCAAGACGAGAGCGAGTGGCGACGTTTTGGCGGCGATATTCGCGCCCTCGTCGGAGAGGATCCCGATATCGTCTTTGAGCATCCTGGGCGTGAGACGATGGGGGCCTCAGTCTACGTCGCCAAGCGCGGTGGGTTGATCATGACCTGCGCCGCCACCACTGGCTATCGCATCGAATACGACAATCGCCACCTCTGGATGAAGCTCAAGTCCATCAAGGCCAGCCATTTCGCCAACTATCGTGAGGCGTACGAGGCCAATAAGCTCATCGCGAAAGGTAGGGTCCAGCCAGTGCTTTCTGCAACCTTTGACCTTGACCATGTAGGTGAAGCCGTTAATGTCGTTCGCGCGAACCTTCACGAGGGCAAGGTAGGTATTCGCTGCCTGAGCCCTGCCGATGGACTCGGCGTCACCGACCAGGCCCTACGCGGCCGTGTCGGTGAGGACAAGATCACCCTCTTTCAGCGATTTGCTCGCGCCAAGACAGTGGAGAATACATGA
- the mce gene encoding methylmalonyl-CoA epimerase, giving the protein MNTTEIDHVAIAVTDLETAIQHYVALGGRVVHHERVESDGIDEVLLQVADSYIQLVSPYDQSSSVARFLERRGEGLHHIGLRVPDCATAIQELKAEGFELIDHVPRPGSRGTLVAFVHPQSANGTLIEIVQEQQH; this is encoded by the coding sequence ATGAATACAACCGAGATCGACCATGTAGCCATCGCCGTTACCGACCTCGAGACAGCCATCCAACACTACGTTGCCCTCGGCGGCCGTGTAGTGCACCACGAACGCGTCGAATCCGACGGCATCGACGAGGTGCTGCTACAAGTGGCTGACTCCTATATCCAGCTCGTCTCGCCTTACGACCAATCCTCAAGTGTTGCCCGATTCCTCGAACGACGTGGTGAGGGGCTCCACCATATCGGCCTACGAGTCCCCGACTGCGCTACGGCCATCCAAGAACTCAAGGCGGAGGGTTTTGAACTCATCGACCACGTTCCCCGTCCTGGTTCCCGAGGAACGCTGGTCGCCTTCGTGCACCCCCAAAGCGCAAACGGGACGTTGATTGAGATCGTGCAGGAGCAACAGCACTAA
- a CDS encoding glycosyltransferase family 4 protein gives MALHAQNIYVVNIGEDQQKYISELESERLSLYSAPVKVAEQHVILVINLTPNEAREILNPMLNILRHLGCAVTKTVKVTIFETHSLPPTWLPALNEFDAVIVPSQFNQQTFTYAAYSKENTYVVPYAIDHSQFYPNHRTRKSYHNIGYLFGLSHRKGVELLLEAYTIAFTDRDDTLLTLKSTTHVGSGGITLLSNIKEFLVRRFGKTQLNHLPRISIEIGPTTNDQLRDFYWSLDLYVSTDRATGWGMPTMEAMACGKLVSAIDYGGGTTFLHTWNGYPIPTTGRLVPVDGRLLDAAPIYAGQQWEETTATALAETMTSALVDSSHQEKRAAALEATRHFSFTTVGLQLLNCLESIGT, from the coding sequence ATGGCACTCCATGCGCAGAACATCTATGTAGTCAATATAGGAGAGGATCAGCAAAAATATATTAGCGAACTGGAGAGCGAAAGGCTGTCGCTGTATTCAGCCCCAGTGAAGGTGGCAGAACAACACGTTATACTTGTAATAAATCTCACTCCAAACGAAGCCAGGGAAATCCTAAACCCTATGCTAAACATCCTTAGACATCTGGGTTGTGCAGTCACTAAAACAGTAAAGGTAACAATCTTCGAAACACACTCACTTCCGCCCACTTGGTTGCCAGCACTAAACGAATTTGACGCTGTCATAGTTCCTAGCCAATTCAATCAGCAGACGTTTACTTACGCAGCATATTCCAAGGAGAACACCTACGTAGTGCCTTATGCAATAGATCACAGCCAATTCTATCCGAACCACCGAACCAGGAAATCGTATCATAACATTGGCTATCTCTTCGGCCTCTCCCATCGCAAGGGAGTAGAACTGCTACTAGAAGCATATACAATAGCCTTCACGGATCGCGACGATACCCTTCTAACCCTAAAGTCGACGACACACGTAGGGTCAGGCGGAATAACACTACTAAGTAACATAAAAGAATTCCTAGTACGTAGATTCGGGAAAACACAGCTGAACCATCTACCTCGCATTAGCATCGAGATCGGACCGACAACGAACGACCAACTACGTGACTTCTACTGGAGCCTCGACCTCTATGTATCGACTGACCGCGCCACTGGATGGGGAATGCCAACCATGGAAGCGATGGCTTGCGGTAAACTGGTAAGTGCAATAGACTACGGTGGTGGAACAACTTTCCTCCACACATGGAACGGTTATCCAATCCCAACCACTGGACGCTTAGTTCCAGTTGATGGACGACTACTGGATGCTGCACCGATATATGCTGGTCAACAATGGGAAGAAACGACCGCAACGGCCCTTGCAGAAACCATGACTTCCGCTTTAGTTGATTCCTCACACCAAGAGAAGAGAGCCGCCGCCCTTGAGGCAACTCGACACTTTTCATTCACAACTGTCGGATTACAACTCTTAAACTGCTTGGAATCAATCGGCACGTGA
- a CDS encoding DegT/DnrJ/EryC1/StrS family aminotransferase: MKTATMTATSSVQHSNSYYVPVGDYTPSERKPHYLDNALTTGQITCGALSEDLEERIAQAHGKRFGIFMNSRSSALYIALAALKQHDGWEDGDAIIFPGTIFVATANVVLHNGLRPIFVDVHINSFNIRPDLIEGRITACTKWIPDSIDEYFGTTK, encoded by the coding sequence ATGAAAACCGCCACCATGACCGCCACATCAAGTGTGCAACATTCCAATTCCTATTACGTCCCAGTCGGCGACTACACACCTTCCGAACGAAAACCACATTACCTTGACAATGCCTTAACAACAGGCCAGATAACATGTGGAGCCCTATCGGAAGACCTTGAAGAGAGAATTGCCCAAGCTCACGGGAAACGGTTCGGAATATTCATGAATAGCAGAAGTTCGGCGCTATACATCGCCCTCGCCGCCTTGAAGCAACACGATGGCTGGGAAGACGGAGACGCAATCATTTTTCCAGGAACGATATTTGTAGCAACAGCAAACGTAGTCCTTCACAACGGCCTACGTCCAATCTTTGTCGACGTTCACATCAACTCTTTCAACATCAGACCAGACCTAATCGAAGGCCGTATAACCGCGTGCACGAAATGGATCCCTGACAGCATCGACGAATACTTCGGAACTACAAAATGA
- a CDS encoding glycosyltransferase, giving the protein MHNSIIIEGQTDPRGSYGRVNLYLADALRRKGVEVQVRSFDQDQNQLDATLPTLSLEPFATSMSEPSIIIRQTFPPNFTNRSKSTPLIVVQPWEIGSVPYEYKVALETVDAIWVPSRWSKQSWVTAGAHPSKIFIIPNGIPSSQVNTTERTFDSSSQLHILFVGGPIARKGIDLAFSALNLLPDTQLQQCTLTIKSIGHDTYYRGQDRTTDLLKHYPRVAARSTVITTYLNEAEMTSLYDSADVLLHPYFAEGFGMPVLEAMSRGTVPIVTAGGSTDDFCDISNSIPIDSTLELTSAPLNSTGFSGGPQYHLRPDIESIAHHLSELIEERQKLQELSNQAIRTAKQMTWDSVALAGMKALSNITAGSQDIFTLALELAGIPPSNSSNTYSLLSSLITLKDVHSAELVIATSSNSAEQSNLLCQMSSLAKEMPDIWTNSLHRQYLEEQLGYTTSDVENYLRPQLDPSSIRELLTSAALESQHIQYHGSQSTLKALRSAGLKCHEVNQIHTVAVSDLDNYQCVIVELGDQRPLLNQEVIRMLIANAELPCNIIIITENQTHQDYAGAFINSLKTNPISGIRLAAITTSTPTLNPLYIYMLTFNRITPAKQNDNPLIHVASNNSPTTGFDQDLRTLSHELSLHGKLSASSIPIAPMPRDSDVSVFFMPLNHLPFSTYNIRGARVLRTTVEVVKPNAKFIGYAGTFDQIWCMSKFDHQQFLSEGIPEEKLYIIPCSAPASVSPERITEFRTTNMRRKRFLSVFNFEQRKNPVALLMAYSQLWSRHRDATLTIKLSGNITSNQFFRWAATLPDLDLNCLSSLTIITNTLSRQAMNKLYLEHDIFVLPSHGEGFGLPFLEALSFGMIVIAPSWGGQLDFLNPENSYLCPGELVDVHLTDVELFRNSLWFEVDIPTLASIMESAILDGGYLDKVANGLASAEEMAQTDYGRLLKPALHAIGFSPSVP; this is encoded by the coding sequence ATGCACAATTCCATCATAATTGAAGGCCAAACCGACCCGAGGGGAAGCTATGGCAGAGTTAACCTTTACCTAGCAGATGCTCTCCGGCGCAAAGGGGTTGAAGTTCAAGTCAGATCTTTCGACCAAGACCAGAACCAGTTAGATGCCACACTCCCAACCCTGTCTCTGGAACCATTTGCAACCTCCATGTCAGAACCATCCATCATCATTCGCCAAACCTTTCCACCCAACTTCACCAATCGCTCCAAAAGCACGCCACTGATTGTAGTACAACCCTGGGAAATCGGCTCCGTTCCCTATGAGTATAAAGTCGCGCTAGAAACGGTCGACGCCATATGGGTTCCATCACGATGGTCAAAACAATCGTGGGTAACCGCAGGTGCACATCCTTCCAAAATCTTCATCATTCCCAACGGTATACCCAGTTCACAGGTCAATACAACCGAGCGCACATTCGACAGTTCAAGCCAACTCCACATCCTGTTTGTGGGTGGACCAATCGCTCGTAAAGGAATAGACCTGGCATTTTCGGCCTTAAATCTTCTACCTGATACCCAATTACAGCAGTGCACACTTACAATCAAATCAATCGGCCATGATACATACTATCGTGGTCAAGACCGAACGACCGACCTGTTAAAACACTACCCCCGTGTAGCAGCCCGTTCCACCGTAATCACAACTTATCTCAACGAGGCAGAGATGACATCACTCTATGACAGTGCTGACGTCCTACTTCACCCATACTTCGCGGAAGGTTTTGGCATGCCCGTACTTGAGGCGATGTCGCGTGGAACCGTACCGATTGTAACCGCTGGCGGATCAACAGATGACTTCTGCGACATTAGCAATAGCATCCCTATAGACTCAACACTTGAATTAACTAGTGCTCCCCTGAATTCAACTGGCTTTAGCGGTGGACCACAATACCATTTACGACCTGACATTGAAAGCATCGCCCACCACCTATCCGAGCTTATAGAAGAGAGACAGAAGCTACAGGAATTAAGTAATCAAGCTATCCGTACAGCTAAACAGATGACTTGGGATAGCGTTGCACTGGCTGGCATGAAGGCCCTCTCGAACATCACAGCTGGATCGCAGGATATCTTTACCCTGGCATTAGAATTGGCCGGGATACCGCCAAGCAACTCAAGTAACACCTATTCGCTCCTAAGTAGCTTGATCACCCTGAAGGACGTACATAGTGCTGAATTAGTAATTGCGACTTCCTCGAATTCAGCGGAGCAAAGCAACCTTCTGTGTCAGATGTCATCTTTAGCAAAGGAGATGCCGGACATCTGGACTAACTCCCTGCATCGCCAATACCTCGAAGAGCAGCTTGGTTACACTACCTCAGACGTTGAAAACTACTTGCGCCCACAATTAGATCCATCGTCGATCCGTGAATTATTAACAAGCGCGGCTTTAGAGAGTCAGCACATACAATATCATGGCTCACAATCTACTCTGAAAGCACTCCGTAGTGCGGGACTGAAATGCCATGAAGTGAACCAAATTCATACGGTTGCGGTAAGCGATCTGGATAACTATCAATGCGTTATAGTAGAATTGGGAGATCAGCGCCCCCTACTAAATCAGGAAGTAATCAGGATGTTGATCGCAAATGCAGAACTCCCCTGCAACATCATTATAATCACTGAGAACCAAACACACCAGGATTATGCCGGCGCATTTATTAATTCGCTCAAGACAAACCCCATTTCAGGAATACGACTTGCCGCAATCACCACATCTACTCCTACACTCAATCCGCTTTATATATATATGTTAACGTTCAATCGGATCACACCCGCCAAACAAAACGATAATCCTCTGATACACGTTGCCTCTAACAATTCTCCAACAACTGGCTTCGACCAAGATCTCCGAACGTTATCCCATGAGTTGTCGTTACACGGGAAACTTAGCGCCAGCAGTATTCCGATAGCTCCCATGCCAAGAGACAGCGACGTATCAGTCTTCTTCATGCCATTGAATCATCTACCGTTCTCCACATACAACATCAGAGGTGCTCGTGTTCTGAGGACGACAGTCGAGGTAGTCAAACCAAATGCAAAATTTATAGGCTATGCCGGCACATTCGATCAAATATGGTGTATGTCAAAATTTGACCACCAACAGTTCCTATCAGAGGGTATCCCTGAAGAAAAGCTTTATATCATTCCATGTAGTGCACCAGCAAGTGTCTCCCCTGAGAGGATCACAGAATTTCGGACCACAAACATGCGACGCAAGCGGTTTTTATCTGTCTTCAATTTCGAACAACGCAAGAATCCTGTAGCCCTCTTGATGGCATATTCACAACTATGGAGCCGTCACAGAGATGCAACGTTAACGATCAAACTGAGTGGTAACATCACAAGTAACCAATTCTTTAGATGGGCGGCAACACTACCTGATCTGGATCTGAACTGCCTGTCATCGCTAACCATAATTACGAATACTCTTAGTAGACAAGCAATGAACAAATTATACCTCGAACACGACATCTTTGTCTTACCTAGCCATGGTGAAGGTTTTGGCTTACCATTTCTAGAAGCACTCTCGTTTGGAATGATAGTTATAGCGCCTTCTTGGGGTGGCCAACTCGACTTCTTGAATCCAGAGAACTCTTATTTATGCCCTGGTGAATTGGTAGATGTGCATCTTACCGATGTAGAACTCTTTCGCAATAGCCTTTGGTTTGAAGTTGATATTCCTACTCTCGCATCCATCATGGAGTCCGCCATTCTCGATGGAGGTTACCTCGACAAGGTAGCGAACGGCCTAGCGAGTGCAGAAGAAATGGCACAAACGGACTACGGACGGTTGCTCAAACCCGCACTCCACGCAATAGGCTTCTCACCGTCAGTACCCTAG
- a CDS encoding metallophosphoesterase family protein yields MTQRWWTSDLHLGHENILHHTHRPYGNIDDMNIDLIERWNDRVDPEDEVYVLGDVAMGAISEMLKLIGLFHGTKLLVPGNHDRCWEGLRTKKKSQVDQWRAEYSAAGFVLLGSEEEIQLGDRTVTVSHFPYYGDSRETERFVEFRPIDRGQWLIHGHVHEKWRQRERMINVGVDAWGGVPVAEAELIELIDAGPEELPRIVWRR; encoded by the coding sequence ATGACACAGCGATGGTGGACCTCGGACTTGCATCTCGGACATGAGAATATTCTCCACCATACCCATCGTCCCTACGGAAACATCGATGATATGAACATCGATCTGATTGAGCGTTGGAATGATCGGGTAGACCCCGAAGATGAGGTCTATGTGCTTGGCGATGTCGCGATGGGTGCCATCTCTGAGATGCTTAAACTTATTGGGCTCTTCCATGGGACGAAGTTGCTGGTGCCCGGGAATCATGATCGGTGCTGGGAGGGGTTACGCACCAAGAAAAAAAGTCAAGTCGACCAATGGCGTGCTGAGTATAGTGCGGCAGGTTTCGTACTCCTGGGAAGTGAAGAGGAAATCCAACTCGGTGACCGTACGGTGACGGTATCGCACTTCCCCTACTATGGGGACAGTCGGGAGACGGAGCGTTTTGTCGAATTTCGGCCTATCGATCGGGGCCAATGGCTCATCCACGGACATGTGCATGAAAAGTGGCGTCAGCGTGAACGGATGATCAACGTTGGGGTCGATGCCTGGGGTGGAGTTCCGGTCGCTGAGGCTGAACTAATCGAGTTGATCGACGCTGGTCCCGAAGAGTTGCCACGAATCGTATGGAGGCGATAA